GCGTAGCTTCGACGTGCGACTCGGGCCGGTGGAGTCGGCAGGTCACACCGTGGTCCTGCGATCCCCCCGTTTGTCGGATTGGCCTCAGTGGCAGTCGATCCGGCTGCGCGACCAGAGATTCATCGAACCGTTCTGGGCTTCATCGCCCAGACCGTGGGCCGAACGCCACACCGAGAGCGCCTGGCTGGACGAGATCCTGAACGCTCGCCGCGACGCACGATCCGGGCGGGCGTTGCCGCTCGTCGTGGAGGTGGACGGTGTGCTTGCCGGCCAGTTGAACATGGAGCGCATCGACCGGTGGGCCCGGTTCGGCGAGATCGGCATATGGATCGACTCGACGCTCGCAGGAAAGGGCGTCTCACTCGCGGCCGCAGATCTCCTGGCGGAGTATGCGTTCGGCACGCTCGGCTTGTGCCGAGTCACCGCCCCCGTGTCCGTCGGGAACATCCCAGCGGCCCGCCTTGCGGAAGAGGGTGGGATGCGCCGTGAGGGCACGATGACCAGTTACCTCGATGTGGGCGGGCGACGCAAGGACCACGACCTGTGGGCGATCACCGCGGAAATGTGGGCGGCAAGGAAGGATCAGTGTCCGGACCGCGTCGCGCGGTAGCGTCCGCGTCCATGAGTCCGACGATGCGGTCGAATACCGCCCTGCCGGCCCGAATCTGGTCTTCGGCACGCCCGAGCAGTTCGGGCCGCGACGCCGGAGCGCCCGCCCACAACTCGTGAATTGCCTCGCGGACTCGATCCTCAGCCCCCGTCCGATCGAGCCGCACCAACTGGACTCCGGTTCCGAACATCGACGCGAGGCCGGCGAACTTGTCGTCGTAGTACCGCGTCGTCGACAGGCCTACCACCGAAATCCCTTGCGAAAGCGCGAAGACCGCCACATGGTAGGCGCCAGTCACGATGATTCGGCACCGGCCGACCTGCCGGGAGAGTGCACGAGCGCTCGCATACCGACCTAGCGGGGCCACGGCACCCGCATACCCTTCCAGCAGCGGCATCGTGGACCGCCGGTCCTCCGCATCGTGCTCCGAGACGATCAGCGGGACCAACCCGGCGCCGAACTCGGCCGCGGCACCCCGCACCACACGGCCCACTGCTTCCTGCATCGCTGCGCCGACAGGTGAGTACTCGGCGACTCTGATACACACGCCGATGTCCGTCCCCAACTGCCGTCGACGGGTGGAGTAGCCCAGTTCGACCGCGTCGTCACCGGTCACCACGATGCGATCCGGCGGAACGCCGAGGCTTCGCAACAGTTCCGGGCCCTGAACGCCCTCGCGCAGCGCGATCAGGTCCACTCGCGGTAGCACGCGACCGGCCCGCTCGAGCAGGTCCGGTTCGGTCAGTGGCCCGATTCCCTGACCCGTCATCGCCGTCGGAACTCCCCTACCGATGGCGTACTCGAGTAGGTTCAGGGTGCGCTCGGTCTGGAACCGGTCGACGTCGGTCAGGTATCCGCCTCCGATCGCCACCACCACCGATGCCGTCGCCGCGGCATTCGGTACGTGCCCGCCGTCCCGGCGAAGCGCCAGAGGAACCGAACCTGTTGTGGTCGAGGTTGTCTCACTCCCCGAAGAGTCGGTGTCCCCGACGCGTCCGGCGATGCGCCGCACTCGCGCCGCAATCTTCCCGGGCAGTGCCACGGCGGCATCCCAGCCGTTCATCGGCGCACCTGCGATCTCTGGCCCGAGCCGACTCGTGACTCCCGAATGCCCACTCCAGCGCCGACGAGACCAGTCGCCTCCTCGCTGGTAGCAGACAGGGTCGGCCCCTGGTTCGTATGCCCTCAGAAGTGCCGGCGCCGAGGTGAGTACCCCGATCCGAGCGCCCGGACACCGCTCGGCGAATCGCCGGACCATCACGTCGAGGATTGCCAGGTCGCCCTTGTTGTTGAGCCAGTATTCGCCATTCTCGAGCAGCACCCTGATCTCAGGGCGACCGACGTCTGCAGAACGAGGAACTCGATTCGCCATATCAACACCTTTGTGCATCCACAGGCGCGGGAGCGCTAGGTCACGGGGGATTTCCGCCCGAATTGTGCAGTCTTCCAAGGCAGGTCGATGATCACTCGAACAATACCCGATTCGTCGTGCCGCCTTGCCGTCCCGGCCGAATCGCGAGTTCGATACTCGAAAACTCGTGTTCTCCGGGAGGATCTGCTCCTGGATGACACAATCGAACCCCGCACACGCTTCCCGAGCGATGGGATTCGCTCATGACGTATACAGACACGCACGACCCTTTTCTCCGCACGTTCGACCGCTCCAACGCCCTACAGGCCCGACTGCACGAGCTCGTCCCGGGTGGCGCGCACACCTACGCACGCGGCTCCGACCAGTACCCGGAGTTCATGGCTCCGGTGCTGGACCGTGGCGAGGGTGCGCGAGTATGGGATGTCGACGGCAATTGCTATGTCGAGTACGGCATGGGGCTGCGCTCGGTGACACTCGGCCACGGCTACGGTCCGGTGGTCGAAGCTGTCGCCGCGCAGATCGCCAAGGGCACCAACTTCAGCCGGCCGACCGCGCTCGAGGTCGCGGCTGCGGAGGACTTCCTCGCTCTCGTACCGGGCGCCGACATGGTGAAGTTCGCCAAGAACGGCTCGGACGCCACCACTGCGGCCGTTCGTCTCGCCCGCGCGGTCACCGGTCGCCAGCGCGTTCTGGTGTGCGATCAGCCCTTCTTCTCTGTCGACGATTGGTTCATCGGCACCACGCCGATGAATGCGGGCACTTCCCGGGATTCGGCCCCGAACACCGGTAGCTTTCGCTTCAATGACCTGGACTCCCTCGAGGAATCTCTCGCGGCGACACCTGTGGCCTGCGTGATCCTGGAGGCCGGTACGGCGACGACCGAGCCCGCTCCCGGCTTCCTGGACGGGGTTCGGAACCTGTGCGACCGGCACGGGGCGCTGCTCGTCTTCGACGAGATGATCACCGGGTTCCGCTGGTCTCGGTACGGCGCCCAGGGCCTGTACGGCGTCCAGCCCGATCTCTCGTGCTGGGGCAAGGCGATGGGCAACGGCTTCCCGATCGCGGCGCTCGCCGGTCGACGGGAGTTCATGGAACTGGGTGGGTTACGCACGGATGAGAAGCGGGTGTTTCTCCTGTCCACCACGCACGGTCCCGAATCAGCCGGACTCGCGGCGTTCCGCGCGGTGGTGCGCGCCTACGCGACCGAGGATCCGATCGGGCGCATGGAGTCTGCAGGACGAGCGCTGTCGAGGGCGGTGAACGCCGCCGCGTCGGATGCGGGCCTGGAGGACCACATCGAGGTGCTCGGAAGGCCCTCCTGCCTGGTGTTCGTCGCGCGAGACGCGGATCGGCGTCCGTCCCAGGAGTTCCGCACGCTGCTCCTCCAGGAGCTTCTCGCGCGTGGTGTGCTGGGCCAGTCGTTCGTCGTTTCAGCGGCGCACACCGATGCGGACATCGCACTCACCGTCGACGCGGTTCGTGCCGCGTTGCCGATCTACAAGCGCGCGCTCGAGACGGGCAGCGCGACACCGTTCCTGCGCGGTCGGCCCGTCGCTCCTGCACTGCGGGCCACAGCCGCGCCACGCCGAATCATGTCGGAATGATCAACCGCGCCAATGCGCGAACCAGTCGTCTGCAGTCAGACTTCCGTACGGCACTCCTGCAGCATGTGCGGCGGACTCCGTCGCCCGCACCGCGGCGACAAACCGCAGGGTTGCGACGCGCAGCGACTCCTCGGCACCCGCGACGACGCGCACCGTCCGCAGTTCGTGCGGAACCAACTCCGTAGGCAGCCCCGCCCTGGTCGCCCGGTCGATCACCTTCTCCGCCAACGCGAGAGCCGGCTGTGCGAGAGCAATGCCGTCGAGCGACGACACCCGGGCCTTCTCCGCCGCCTTGGCGGCCTGCCACGCCGTCTCCTGCTGCGCGACGTCGATCGGTCCGGAGTGCCCGTTGCTCAGATGGGGGCTGCGCGAGGCCAGTTTCGCCACCAAGGTGTCGGCGACGTCGTCGACGGTGAACGCGCCGGAATCGGACTCCTGTGCGATTCGCGAGTGGAACAGCACCTGCAGCAACAGGTCTCCCAACTCTTCCCGCAGGCCGTCCGCATCGCCCTCGGCGATCGCATCGAGTACCTCGTACGTCTCCTCCAGCAGGTAACGGCGCAAGGACTCGTGCGTCTGGGTCACCTCCCAGCCCGCGAAGCCCCACAACCGGTCCATCACGTCCACCGCACTCACCAGTCGTTGCCCCGGCCGGGGAGCTGCTTCGATCACCTTCTCACCGAGCAGTTTCCGCTTCACCACGTCGGGATGCCCCGCGTCGGTGCTCACCAGAACCTCGCTCGGTCGGCTTCCGCACTCGAAGTACGCGCGCACCGAACCCGGGACCTCGTCGGTGAATTCGACGGTGCCACCGAGCGCCGTCACAGCTTCGATCGGAACCACGCCGGGCCACAGCGGGTCCAGAAGAAGCACGGTCACTGCCGCACACCGCCTTCGGACGCAGCCATGGCGACCGCCCCGGCAGCCCTGCCGTCGAGTGCCAGTATCAGGTCGGCGACGTACTGCAACAACTCGACGTCACGCATCCGGTCGGCGCCCACTCCCCCGGAACCGGTGCGCGGCACCGGCAACTGCACCATCCCGGTCGTCGCTCGGTACTGCGCGCTCGGGTAGATCCGCTTGAGCCGCAACTGCTTCGAGTCCGGGAGCTTCATCGGCGACACCTTGAGCTGCGTGCCGGTGACGGCAACCTCCTCGATCCCGTACTCGCGGCACAGCAGGCGCAGCTTCGCGACCGACACCAGGCGGCCGACTTCCTCGGGCAGCGGGCCGTACCGGTCGACGAGTTCCTCGACCACCGCCGTGATGGCATCGGTGTCGGCGGCCGCCGCCAGCTTGCGGTAGCCCTCCAGTCGGAGACGGTCGCTCGTGACGTAGTCGGGCGGGATGTGCGCGTCGACCGGCAGGTCGATCCGCACCTCCTTCGTCTCCGGTTCGGTCGTGACGGGTCGGCCGTCGGCGATCGCGCGGTACGCCTCGACGGCCTCGCCGACCAGTCGCACGTACAGGTCGAAGCCGACGCCCGCGACGTGACCGGACTGCTCGGCACCGAGGACGTTGCCGGCGCCGCGGATCTCGAGGTCCTTCATCGCGACGGCCATGCCGGCGCCGAGGTCGGAGTTCTGCGAGATGGTTGCGAGCCGGTCGTACGCGGTCTCGGTGAGCGGCTTCTCGGACGGGTACAGGAAGTACGCGTAGCCACGCTCGCGGCTGCGTCCGACGCGGCCGCGCAGCTGGTGCAGCTGCGACAGGCCGAGCGAGTCGGCCCGCTCCACGATGAGCGTGTTGGCGTTCGAGATGTCGAGACCGGTCTCGATGATCGTGGTGCACACCAGGACGTCGAACTCGCGCTGCCAGAAGCCCTGCACGGTCTTCTCGAGCGTCTCCTCGTTCATCTGCCCGTGTGCGACGACGACGCGCGCCTCGGGAACGAGGTCGCGAATCCTCTTGGCGGCCTTGTCGATCGAGCTGACGCGGTTGTGCACGTAGAACACCTGGCCGTCGCGCAGGAGCTCGCGGCGGATCGCGGCGGCCACCTGCTTGTCCTCGTACGCGCCCACGTACGTGAGGATCGGGTGCCGCTCCTCCGGCGGGGTCAGGATGGTCGACATCTCCCGGATACCGGCCATGCTCATCTCGAGCGTGCGCGGGATCGGGGTAGCCGACATCGTCAGCACGTCGACGTGTGTACGCAGCGCCTTGATGTGTTCCTTGTGCTCGACGCCGAAGCGCTGCTCCTCGTCGACGACCACGAGGCCGAGGTCCTTCCAGCGGACGCCGGTCTGCAGCAGGCGGTGGGTGCCGACGACGACGTCGATCTCGCCCTCCGCCAGCTGCGCGATGATCTCCTTGGATTCGGCGGCATCGGTGAAGCGGGACAGCCCGCGCACCTTCACCGGGAACGACGCCATCCGCTCGGCGAAGGTCTGCAGGTGCTGCTGCGCAAGCAGCGTCGTCGGGACCAGCACCGCGACCTGCTTGCCGTCCTGGACGGCCTTGAAGGCGGCGCGGACCGCCACCTCGGTCTTGCCGTAGCCGACGTCACCGATCACGACGCGGTCCATCGGGACCGGCTTCTCCATGTCGGCCTTCACCTCGTCGATGACGGTCAACTGGTCGTGGGTCTCGGTGAACACGAACGCGTCCTCCATCTCCTTCTGCCACGGAGTGTCGGGACCGAACGCGTGACCGGGAGCGGCCTGTCGCGCCGCGTACAGCTGCACCAGCTCGCCCGCGATCTCACGAACAGCCTTGCGCGCCTTGCGCTTCGTGTTCTGCCAGTCGGACCCGCCCAGCTTGGACAGGGCGGGCATCTCGCCGCCGACGTAGCGAGAGAGCTGGTCGAGCGACTCCATCGGCACGAACAAGCGGTCGCCCGGGTGCCCACGCTTGCTGGCCGCGTACTCGATGACGAGGTACTCGCGCCGGGCCCCGCCGACCGTGCGTTCGACCATCTCGACGAACCGACCGATGCCGTGCTGGTCGTGCACCACCATGTCGCCGGCGGTCAACGCGAGTGGGTCGACCTGGTTGCGCCGCTTGGCGGGCAAGCGCTTCCCGTCACCCACGGCGGCCACCCGGTTGCCGGTCAGGTCGGTCTCGGTGACCACCACGAGACCTGGTTCATGATCGGCGCCCGCGAGGACGAACCCCTCGTGCAGGGAACCGCGCAGTACTCCGACCTGACCACGCGGAGGCTCCGTGCCCGCAGCGAGTTCAGCTGCCGGCACCTCGGCGTCCCGCAACCGCTCGAGCACACGATGCGCCGTGCCCGCACCCGCCACGACCACAGCCGCCCGTCCACCGGTGGTCACGTGTGCGCGCAGCGTCACGAAGAGTTCCGCCAGCAGGTCGTCGGAGCCACGAATCTGCGGCGCCGGGGTCACCGGCAACTCCAGTTCCGCACCACTGCCCGACGACAGCGGACTTATGGTCCACCACGGCCTACCCTCGGCGTCCGCCGAGTCGTGCACCTGGCGCAGCGACCGGTAGGCCGACGCACCGAGGTCGATGCCGTCCCCCTTCAGGACCGACGTGTCCAGCGGGGCCGCGCCGCCGATCGAGGCGGCCGTCCACGAGGCCTCCAGGAATTCCTGCCCGGTGCGGACGAGGTCTGTTGCGCGGGTGCGGATCTTCTCGGGATCGCACAGCAGAACATGCGTCCCCTCGGGAAGGACCTCGGTCAGCAGCTGGAGCTGCCCCGGGCGCAGGACCGGCAGCAGCGCCTCCATGCCCTCGACGGGAATGCCCGCCGACATCTTGTCCAACATCTCGACCAGCGCGGCGTCGGCCGGATTGTCGGCGGCGAGCTGCGCCGCCCGGTCCCGGACGTCCTCCGTGAGCAGCAGTTCGCGGCACGGAGGGGCAACCACGGTTCCCACCTCGACGTCGGTCAGTGAACGCTGGTCGGCCACCGAGAACGCCCGGAGCTCGGTGACCTCGTCCCCCCAGAACTCGACGCGGACCGGATGATCCGCCGTCGGCGGGAACAGGTCGAGGATCCCGCCCCGTACGGCGAACTCGCCGCGCTTACCGACCATGTCGACACGCGAGTAGGCCATCTCCACGAGGCGCTCGATCAGGTTCGCGAAGTCGTGCTCGCCACCGACTCGCAGCACGACAGGCTCGATCTCGCCCAACCCCGGCGCCATCGGCTGCACGAGCGAGCGGACGGTCGTCACGATGACCCGGAGCGGCGAATCGTAGAAGCCGTCGTCGGGTCTCGCCAGGCGGCGCAGCACCTCGAGCCGGCGGCCGACGGTGTCGGCGCTCGGTGAGAGCCTCTCGTGCGGGAGGGTCTCCCACGAGGGGAACTGTGCGACACCGTCGCCGAGCATCTCGCGCAGCTCGGTGGTCAGGTCATCGGCCTCCCGGCCGGTCGCGGTCACCACGAGCAGCTGGGTGTGCTCGGACAGCGCCGCCGCGACGAAGGCACGCGCGGGCTGCGGCGCCACGACGTCGACGCCGGTGCGTCCGACTGACTCTGCGATGCCGGCGAACGCGCTGTGACTCAGCGCTGTCTTCGCCAATCCGGTGAGCGGGGTGTCGGCAGCGGACGGCTGGGAAGTCAAGAACGCACTCCTGAGCAGTGACGACGAATGAGCAGTGGCGACGAACCGCCTGCGAACAGCATGACAATCGGAGAGCAGCTGTCAGCGGACCGCGCCAGCCTAGTCGATTCTATGCTCGGTCAACCGACTTGTTCTTCCCTCCTCGCGACCGTACTCACCCCGACCGCACTCCTGATCATCTCTCGCGCGCCGAGCAAGTCCCTGAGCTGCCGACCGAGCCCGAACTCTCCGCCGTCCTGATATCCGGCAGTACCGCAGATGTCGAGCGCCGCCGACACGATCGACGACACCGCGTATGCCGAATCGGCGATCGACTGCCCGCCTCCACCGATCGCACCGATGTGTGCACCGAACTCCACAGCGCTGCGGTCCACACTGCTGTAGACCTCGTCGCGGCGTTGCTGCACCCGCGCCAGACGGCGCAGAGATGCCGGATGCGCCTCGGCCGACGTGCCGCCTTCCCCCGTCGCGATGAACCGGTCCGCCGTGTCGATCGCCGAGTCCGCGATGCCCACCCATGCCGCGCACGAGAGCAGACGGAGCACGGGAACCACCGTTTCCGCGGCAACTTCACGGAAACTTGCCCCCAGGACGTTGCCCTCGGACATTGACGCCGACACCGAATACGTGTGCCATCCGAGTCCTCGCAGACCCAGTCCGTCGCCGAGCGCCTGTCGGCGGAGTTCGATCTCGTCGGCCCGGAACACCGCCAGCGTTTCGTCACCGTGGTCCGGGCGACGTGCTCGCACCACCACGAGGTCCGCCTGCCCTGCGAACAGGACGGTCACCGCCCGACCGCAGGCCGAGACCACGTTGTCCGGACCCACCGTCACTTCGTCCATGAGATCGTGGCCGCAGCCGGTGACGAGTAGTTGGTCGTCCGCGATCTCTCGAAGCAGAGCCTCCATCTCTTCGCCGCGATGGTGCCGCAGGATCGAGAGGACCATTGTCTGATGAACCACGAAGATCATCGCAGTCGACGCGCAGTATCGGCCCAGAACCCTCGCGATCATGCAGATCTCACGCATCTCGAGTCCATCGCCGCCGAAGGCAACCGGAAGAGCGCAGGACAGAAGGCGCTCATGGCAGAGGCCGTCCATCGCCTCACTGGGAAACCTGCCCTCGCCGTCCACGTCGGCGGCCCACCGCGACGCGATGACGGAACCGACCATCTCCGCTCGTTCCAAAGCACTCGGTGTCTTGGTTCTTCCCTGGAGCAACAGCACTTCCCCCTTGCCGCCACCAGCCGCCACCACGCCTGGTTCTCACCGGCGACTGCCCCAGCCGATTCCCGGCCTCGAACTCGCGGAATCGACGTGCCCCGACGGCAATCCTGGACGCTTCAGGCTACCCCAGCAGCAACCCGCCACCACCGAAATGCGCGACTGACGACATGCTCGAGCGCAGGAACTCAGCGCAGGCGGCGAGCTGCGAATTCGCGGAAATACTCGACCTTCGGTTCCGGTACGAGAACGGGGAGCATCACATGCCACACGTGCCCCAACCGCACCGCCATTCGGTCCAGTTCGCCCGTTCCTGCAGCGACGACATGGACACCACCGACGAGTTCCAACAGCAGTCGACCGACATCGTCGGGATCGATCTCGTCGCGCAGGTCTCCCTCGGCCGAGGCACGCTTCGCCAGCCTGTCGAACACCAGCAGCCAGTCCTCGAACAACGGGTTCCCCGACCCCCGGTAGTCGCCGATTTCGGTGACCAGGCGAAGCATCGACCGTACGACTACGTCCGAAGAGGAGATGTCGGCGACGACACCGGACATTCCGATCAGCGCCTCGAGCGCAGGGGTTCGACGCTCCAACCACGGTC
This genomic stretch from Prescottella soli harbors:
- the mfd gene encoding transcription-repair coupling factor, encoding MTSQPSAADTPLTGLAKTALSHSAFAGIAESVGRTGVDVVAPQPARAFVAAALSEHTQLLVVTATGREADDLTTELREMLGDGVAQFPSWETLPHERLSPSADTVGRRLEVLRRLARPDDGFYDSPLRVIVTTVRSLVQPMAPGLGEIEPVVLRVGGEHDFANLIERLVEMAYSRVDMVGKRGEFAVRGGILDLFPPTADHPVRVEFWGDEVTELRAFSVADQRSLTDVEVGTVVAPPCRELLLTEDVRDRAAQLAADNPADAALVEMLDKMSAGIPVEGMEALLPVLRPGQLQLLTEVLPEGTHVLLCDPEKIRTRATDLVRTGQEFLEASWTAASIGGAAPLDTSVLKGDGIDLGASAYRSLRQVHDSADAEGRPWWTISPLSSGSGAELELPVTPAPQIRGSDDLLAELFVTLRAHVTTGGRAAVVVAGAGTAHRVLERLRDAEVPAAELAAGTEPPRGQVGVLRGSLHEGFVLAGADHEPGLVVVTETDLTGNRVAAVGDGKRLPAKRRNQVDPLALTAGDMVVHDQHGIGRFVEMVERTVGGARREYLVIEYAASKRGHPGDRLFVPMESLDQLSRYVGGEMPALSKLGGSDWQNTKRKARKAVREIAGELVQLYAARQAAPGHAFGPDTPWQKEMEDAFVFTETHDQLTVIDEVKADMEKPVPMDRVVIGDVGYGKTEVAVRAAFKAVQDGKQVAVLVPTTLLAQQHLQTFAERMASFPVKVRGLSRFTDAAESKEIIAQLAEGEIDVVVGTHRLLQTGVRWKDLGLVVVDEEQRFGVEHKEHIKALRTHVDVLTMSATPIPRTLEMSMAGIREMSTILTPPEERHPILTYVGAYEDKQVAAAIRRELLRDGQVFYVHNRVSSIDKAAKRIRDLVPEARVVVAHGQMNEETLEKTVQGFWQREFDVLVCTTIIETGLDISNANTLIVERADSLGLSQLHQLRGRVGRSRERGYAYFLYPSEKPLTETAYDRLATISQNSDLGAGMAVAMKDLEIRGAGNVLGAEQSGHVAGVGFDLYVRLVGEAVEAYRAIADGRPVTTEPETKEVRIDLPVDAHIPPDYVTSDRLRLEGYRKLAAAADTDAITAVVEELVDRYGPLPEEVGRLVSVAKLRLLCREYGIEEVAVTGTQLKVSPMKLPDSKQLRLKRIYPSAQYRATTGMVQLPVPRTGSGGVGADRMRDVELLQYVADLILALDGRAAGAVAMAASEGGVRQ
- a CDS encoding GNAT family N-acetyltransferase; this encodes MKRLQAFVMLTTAARLYTRPLRHRLRFPHGRSFDVRLGPVESAGHTVVLRSPRLSDWPQWQSIRLRDQRFIEPFWASSPRPWAERHTESAWLDEILNARRDARSGRALPLVVEVDGVLAGQLNMERIDRWARFGEIGIWIDSTLAGKGVSLAAADLLAEYAFGTLGLCRVTAPVSVGNIPAARLAEEGGMRREGTMTSYLDVGGRRKDHDLWAITAEMWAARKDQCPDRVAR
- a CDS encoding ScbR family autoregulator-binding transcription factor, encoding MVRQERAEVTRDSVLRGGADVFARLGYAQSSLSEIVSESKVTKGALYFHFASKEELARAVVDAGCDRLAAAVGPWLERRTPALEALIGMSGVVADISSSDVVVRSMLRLVTEIGDYRGSGNPLFEDWLLVFDRLAKRASAEGDLRDEIDPDDVGRLLLELVGGVHVVAAGTGELDRMAVRLGHVWHVMLPVLVPEPKVEYFREFAARRLR
- a CDS encoding glutamate-1-semialdehyde 2,1-aminomutase; amino-acid sequence: MTYTDTHDPFLRTFDRSNALQARLHELVPGGAHTYARGSDQYPEFMAPVLDRGEGARVWDVDGNCYVEYGMGLRSVTLGHGYGPVVEAVAAQIAKGTNFSRPTALEVAAAEDFLALVPGADMVKFAKNGSDATTAAVRLARAVTGRQRVLVCDQPFFSVDDWFIGTTPMNAGTSRDSAPNTGSFRFNDLDSLEESLAATPVACVILEAGTATTEPAPGFLDGVRNLCDRHGALLVFDEMITGFRWSRYGAQGLYGVQPDLSCWGKAMGNGFPIAALAGRREFMELGGLRTDEKRVFLLSTTHGPESAGLAAFRAVVRAYATEDPIGRMESAGRALSRAVNAAASDAGLEDHIEVLGRPSCLVFVARDADRRPSQEFRTLLLQELLARGVLGQSFVVSAAHTDADIALTVDAVRAALPIYKRALETGSATPFLRGRPVAPALRATAAPRRIMSE
- a CDS encoding acyl-CoA dehydrogenase family protein, whose protein sequence is MVGSVIASRWAADVDGEGRFPSEAMDGLCHERLLSCALPVAFGGDGLEMREICMIARVLGRYCASTAMIFVVHQTMVLSILRHHRGEEMEALLREIADDQLLVTGCGHDLMDEVTVGPDNVVSACGRAVTVLFAGQADLVVVRARRPDHGDETLAVFRADEIELRRQALGDGLGLRGLGWHTYSVSASMSEGNVLGASFREVAAETVVPVLRLLSCAAWVGIADSAIDTADRFIATGEGGTSAEAHPASLRRLARVQQRRDEVYSSVDRSAVEFGAHIGAIGGGGQSIADSAYAVSSIVSAALDICGTAGYQDGGEFGLGRQLRDLLGAREMIRSAVGVSTVARREEQVG
- a CDS encoding polysaccharide pyruvyl transferase family protein, with product MANRVPRSADVGRPEIRVLLENGEYWLNNKGDLAILDVMVRRFAERCPGARIGVLTSAPALLRAYEPGADPVCYQRGGDWSRRRWSGHSGVTSRLGPEIAGAPMNGWDAAVALPGKIAARVRRIAGRVGDTDSSGSETTSTTTGSVPLALRRDGGHVPNAAATASVVVAIGGGYLTDVDRFQTERTLNLLEYAIGRGVPTAMTGQGIGPLTEPDLLERAGRVLPRVDLIALREGVQGPELLRSLGVPPDRIVVTGDDAVELGYSTRRRQLGTDIGVCIRVAEYSPVGAAMQEAVGRVVRGAAAEFGAGLVPLIVSEHDAEDRRSTMPLLEGYAGAVAPLGRYASARALSRQVGRCRIIVTGAYHVAVFALSQGISVVGLSTTRYYDDKFAGLASMFGTGVQLVRLDRTGAEDRVREAIHELWAGAPASRPELLGRAEDQIRAGRAVFDRIVGLMDADATARRGPDTDPSLPPTFPR
- a CDS encoding MazG family protein, which gives rise to MTVLLLDPLWPGVVPIEAVTALGGTVEFTDEVPGSVRAYFECGSRPSEVLVSTDAGHPDVVKRKLLGEKVIEAAPRPGQRLVSAVDVMDRLWGFAGWEVTQTHESLRRYLLEETYEVLDAIAEGDADGLREELGDLLLQVLFHSRIAQESDSGAFTVDDVADTLVAKLASRSPHLSNGHSGPIDVAQQETAWQAAKAAEKARVSSLDGIALAQPALALAEKVIDRATRAGLPTELVPHELRTVRVVAGAEESLRVATLRFVAAVRATESAAHAAGVPYGSLTADDWFAHWRG